A genomic segment from Bombus affinis isolate iyBomAffi1 chromosome 13, iyBomAffi1.2, whole genome shotgun sequence encodes:
- the LOC126923580 gene encoding unconventional myosin-XVIIIa-like isoform X8, translated as MPSLPTTYSGSISPVSNSSQTFEEPLTGKMMTNRASDSDDTITENSARPIEPMIFAKRPPLPPFRKPANRLHALAMTRSPSPCSLSSSLSCRSRSMSVMSSRPRTSLDSPTFSTPPRRMFPIENRSCLDLEDVSVKEQAPVVFDASLNFVLGCDKQKIRQSFRPTASHMEPSTASSYLSSKISQFLKRTDHIMDEWRSLGHRDDADNDLNLPSMSRGYERRGMGRSQSATNIMIRGYQYYSRSNSIGKNSRRSLSRASEDRTISDGAGQELSEMTADFAEEHSTSTLAAERIDAETSERLRLERELQDVTEANKNLQQTTERLEMELLYARAADLNGVVSDAEDGEDGGVYKQRYEHAVRELEFTKRKMAQQHEDDLEQLVGLKKQLEKKLADAYEEVEEQRQVVGQWKRRVQKLNGEMHDLRLLLEEQTARNNLLEKKQRKFDSETQNLMNDLRQEKAQRERLAREKEIAIAEKFTIEQNLSDARLEIELKEERLRTLGQELEELTFGGKTEEEVAQLKKAKHELEKRVKDQEEELDDLAGQVQLLEQAKLRLEMSIEQQRKEIRKEMQQRDEELEDVRGNALKKVKALESQLENEHEERTILLREKHELERRLVAIEEQDRAERAAEAETMHRLKRDLKRTKALLRDAQTMLERSKGDSTGKAALRQLKNQLEDAECARAVAVKAKQALEQELNETQASLEEALRQRSEAEDRANVASRERTELLSQLEENEEELAEVLKKYRAAVQQVSAEQGQLQEAQVQIAALEAEKSALKDQLSELTQRLESVEQLGDPTANSLATRRLEFRAKELESKLELEQTTRARLETQIARLKENVEKLQTETALLRTKEQSAQDASRRLQRSLRETREEASSALAREQESTRARRELEKSLEAAEAETKVARDDLRLALQRIDDLQSAIQGELDLDCSEEGTTENSDSD; from the exons ATGCCGTCACTGCCGACCACATACTCTGGCTCGATATCGCCCGTTTCGAACAGCTCGCAAACCTTCGAAGAGCCGTTGACCGGTAAAATGATGACCAACAGAGCCAGCGATTCGGATGATACGATTACCGAGAATTCAGCAAGACCTATAGAACCGATGATATTTGCGAAGAGACCACCGTTGCCACCTTTTAGAAAACCAGCCAACAGATTGCACGCATTAGCCATGACAAGAAGTCCATCGCCATGTAGCCTTTCGTCTAGTCTGTCTTGTCGCTCGAGGTCAATGTCTGTGATGTCCTCGAGACCTCGAACAAGCCTCGATTCGCCAACCTTCTCTACTCCACCAAGAAGGATGTTTCCTATAGAAAACAGGTCTTGTTTGGATTTagaagacgtgtctgtaaaagaacaGGCTCCTGTAGTATTCGACGCTAGTTTAAATTTCGTGTTAGGCTGCGACAAGCAAAAGATCAGGCAGTCTTTTAGGCCAACAGCTTCTCACATGGAACCTTCGACAGCCTCTTCGTATTTGTCATCCAAGATCTCGCAGTTTTTGAAAAGAACCGATCACATAATGGACGAGTGGCGAAGTCTGGGTCACAGAGATGACGCGGACAACGATTTAAATCTGCCATCAATGAGTCGAGGTTACGAGAGACGCGGCATGGGCAGAAGCCAGAGCGCCACGAACATCATGATACGTGGTTATCAGTATTACAGCAGGTCGAATAGCATCGGGAAAAACTCCAGGCGTTCCCTTTCCCGCGCCTCGGAAGACAGGACGATCTCCGACGGTGCCGGTCAGGAG CTGAGTGAAATGACTGCCGACTTTGCGGAAGAGCACTCAACATCGACGTTGGCGGCCGAAAGGATCGACGCTGAGACTTCGGAACGTCTACGACTCGAAAGGGAGTTGCAGGATGTGACCGAGGCGAACAAGAATCTACAGCAAACGACCGAACGTCTGGAGATGGAACTTTTGTATGCGAGGGCCGCAGACTTAAACGGTGTCGTGTCCGATGCAGAAGACGGTGAAGACGGTGGCGTTTACAAGCAGAGATACGAACATGCTGTAAGGGAACTCGAGTTCACGAAGAGAAAAATGGCCCAGCAACACGAGGATGATCTCGAGCAACTGGTTGGACTTAAGAAGCAATTGGAGAAGAAG TTAGCCGATGCTTACGAAGAGGTCGAGGAACAACGTCAGGTTGTTGGACAATGGAAACGACGCGTGCAAAAACTGAATGGCGAGATGCACGACTTGAGACTACTGTTGGAAGAACAGACAGCTAGGAATAATCTTCTGGAAAAGAAACAGCGCAA ATTCGATTCAGAAACTCAGAATTTAATGAACGATCTACGGCAAGAGAAAGCGCAACGTGAAAGATTAGCTAGAGAAAAAGAAATCGCGATCGCGGAGAAGTTTACCATAGAACAGAACCTTAGT GACGCAAGATTGGAAATCGAATTGAAGGAAGAAAGATTGCGGACATTGGGCCAAGAGCTTGAGGAATTAACATTTGGTGGCAAAACGGAGGAGGAAGTAGCACAGCTGAAGAAAGCGAAGCATGAGCTGGAGAAAAGAGTAAAGGATCAGGAAGAAGAGTTGGACGACTTAGCTGGCCAGGTGCAGTTGCTCGAGCAGGCGAAGTTAAGGCTCGAGATGAGCATCGAGCAACAACGCAAGGAAATACGCAAAGAGATGCAACAGAGGGACGAGGAGTTAGAAGACGTACGTGGTAACGCTCTGAAAAAGGTGAAAGCTCTAGAATCGCAGTTGGAGAACGAGCACGAAGAGAGAACGATATTGCTTCGAGAGAAGCATGAATTGGAACGTCGTTTGGTAGCTATCGAAGAACAGGATCGTGCTGAACGTGCGGCAGAAGCTGAAACCATGCATAG GCTGAAGAGAGATTTGAAGAGAACCAAAGCATTGCTAAGAGACGCTCAAACGATGCTGGAGAGATCGAAAGGTGACTCGACGGGTAAAGCAGCTTTGCGACAGCTGAAGAATCAGTTGGAAGATGCAGAATGCGCTAGAGCAGTTGCGGTTAAAGCGAAACAGGCACTGGAGCAAGAACTGAATGAGACGCAGGCTTCGTTGGAGGAAGCACTGCGGCAACGTTCCGAAGCAGAAGATCGTGCTAATGTAGCTAGTCGCGAACGAACTGAGCTACTGTCGCAATTggaagaaaatgaagaagagTTGGCAGAA GTTTTGAAGAAGTATCGGGCGGCTGTGCAGCAAGTGTCGGCGGAACAGGGCCAGTTGCAGGAAGCGCAAGTGCAGATTGCTGCTCTGGAGGCAGAGAAATCTGCGTTGAAAGATCAACTTTCAGAGCTGACGCAACGGCTCGAATCCGTTGAGCAGCTTGGCGATCCGACTGCAAACAGTCTCGCTACTCGACGACTCGAGTTTCGTGCTAAGGAACTCGAAAGTAAGCTCGAATTGGAGCAAACGACAAGAGCGCGCTTGGAA ACTCAAATAGCTAGATTGAAAGAAAACGTAGAGAAACTACAAACTGAGACTGCGTTACTTCGAACGAAGGAACAGAGTGCCCAAGATGCCTCGAGAAGATTGCAAAGATCGTTACGCGAAACAAGAGAAGAAGCCAGTTCGGCACTAGCGCGTGAACAAGAGTCCACGCGTGCTCGTCGCGAATTGGAAAAATCTCTTGAGGCTGCTGAAGCGGAGACCAAAGTCGCTAGAGACGATCTCAGGTTGGCGCTTCAACGAATTGATGATCTACAGAGCGCCATACAGGGTGAACTTGATTTAGATTGCAGCGAGGAAGGGACAACCGAAAACAGCGATAG TGATTGA